The window GAAGTTACGTGATGGGACTTCATTATCGTCATCTGTGGTGGCCACTGCAAAACATTGGATGGAAAACACTTGCAGGCCATGTAGAAAATTCGATTTTAGCCATCTTACCAGCCGCTGGGGCCTGCTCCGGCGAGGATGAGGATGTGCCGGCGGCCCTTTGGGCTCGGCCGGCAAAGAGATTGTAGTAGCACATGGGCATGGGTTGTGGTTTCTCGCCCTCAGGGGCGGACGGCGACTTGGGCTGCTCCGCCTTGTACATCTCCTCGTCCTCCTCCACCACGATGTCCAGCTTGGGTATCTCAAAGGGTGGCACGTCCTCGGACTTGCTCAACTCCTGGCAGCGTTTGATCTTCAATTTGAGTATCTAAGcgagattttattaatatttttgttgaacaaaaatcTTTTTTCTTTGTTACCTCAATCAAGTCCTCATCTTGGGCGGTGTGAGCCAAGAAATTGGGTAGCTCTGCCACGCTTACGTGAAGTTTCCGTTCTATTATCTCGATATTACTCTCGTCCACTTCCTGAACCTTGAAAATCATCTCACAGATGCGTTCTTTCAGATACTTGAGGACCCCCATCGACTTATCTGCCGCGTCAGTGTCCAGCTTGCGATCCTGCTCCTTAGCCGAAATGCTGTTCTTGATCTGTTCGATGACTTCCTGATTGCTGTAATGGATATACAATAGATTGAagaaacctcaaaaaggaGATCCTGCTCTTACACTTCACTCTCCTTGACATCCGAGAACTTGGAGGCCTCCAGCTCACTAGTTAGAGCCTCTCGCTCCGCCTCCAGATTGGCCTTCTCTGCCTCGGCTGCCTTTCTCAGATAATTCAACCTGGCAGCAGACTCCTTCTGGGCACTGAATCTCTCGAAAACCTCGAACGGTGAGGTGGCTCCGGAGGCCTCCATGAGCTGCTTGAACAGCGACTCCATGTCACTGGTCACACTCTCCAGCTGGGACACCGGCTCCTCCTCCCCGTTCTCCGTCTTGGCTGTGTGCTGTTCACCCGAACTGGAGCCCACGCTATCCTGGTGGACTAGGGTCTTGGTCTCTGCGAACAGCTTCCGACCAATcctctccagctccagcttgCGGGCTTCCACCTGTTTGCGAAAGTCGAGGGCCTGCCGCTCGCGTGTCTTCTGGGAGAGATTAGCCTGCTGCTCCTGTCGTTGCAGAATCACCTTGGCGGCATCCCGCATTTCAACGGCTTCGTTGTGGACCTGCTGCAGTCGCTCGATCTCGGCTTTCTGGTCACTCAGAGAAGCCTCCAGCTCCCGCAGACTCCGCTCGAAACGTTCGGCATCGGTCATCAGAGAAGCCTCGATGGAGCGATACTTCTTTCGAATGTGTTCCGCCTCCATCCACTGGACATTGGTGCGATGGATCTCGTTCTCCAGCTGGCACACCAGCTTCCTGTTGGCATCTTCCTCGAGCGTTTCCGGAGGTTTTTCGCCCAGGTTTTGATTCTGTGCCTCCTTGGTGGCCAACAGTCCCCGATACTTCT of the Drosophila ananassae strain 14024-0371.13 chromosome 2R, ASM1763931v2, whole genome shotgun sequence genome contains:
- the LOC6507923 gene encoding unconventional myosin-Vc; the encoded protein is MESDKLNELNRQINEIKKRILLAEGQKTANAAEWQKQNRINCDTIGTLKKDIKELTVKASRLRNPLQRPVVIKEGAPSNGGGETRRAQSCTPTLIVGKATYPVGAKNADDAIFLTDLKITESRKQLDLLRHKFKSRQQHFSRLVEKYRGLLATKEAQNQNLGEKPPETLEEDANRKLVCQLENEIHRTNVQWMEAEHIRKKYRSIEASLMTDAERFERSLRELEASLSDQKAEIERLQQVHNEAVEMRDAAKVILQRQEQQANLSQKTRERQALDFRKQVEARKLELERIGRKLFAETKTLVHQDSVGSSSGEQHTAKTENGEEEPVSQLESVTSDMESLFKQLMEASGATSPFEVFERFSAQKESAARLNYLRKAAEAEKANLEAEREALTSELEASKFSDVKESEVNQEVIEQIKNSISAKEQDRKLDTDAADKSMGVLKYLKERICEMIFKVQEVDESNIEIIERKLHVSVAELPNFLAHTAQDEDLIEILKLKIKRCQELSKSEDVPPFEIPKLDIVVEEDEEMYKAEQPKSPSAPEGEKPQPMPMCYYNLFAGRAQRAAGTSSSSPEQAPAAVATTDDDNEVPSRNFLKRQSVLIVDSKSRRKPFRPAPGGRRK